The genomic interval CCGCTGGCGCTCGGCCGGTGACAGGCGCACGACCCACAAGTGGACGTACCCAGACGCCTTTGATCTGGGTACATTCCTCGCCGTCAGGGCAGCCACCGCGTCCTCGAGGAGTCGAGACCCGTGTCGGAAAACAAAGATCACCATGGCGCTCGGTCGGGCACGAGCGTTGAGAGCGTGAAGTTCGTCTACGACTTCACCGAGGGCAACAAGGACCTCAAGGACCTCCTCGGCGGCAAGGGGGCCAACCTCGCCGAGATGACCAACCTCGGTCTCCCCGTGCCACCCGGCTTCACCATTACCACGGAGGCCTGCAAGGTCTACCTGGAGAGCGGCGAGGAGCCCGCGGCGCTGCGTGACGAGGTGAGTGCGCACCTCGAGGCGCTCGAGCAGCGGATGGGCAAGAAGCTCGGCCAGGCCGACGACCCCCTCCTCGTGTCGGTCCGTTCCGGCGCCAAGTTCTCCATGCCCGGCATGATGGACACCGTCCTCAACATCGGCCTGTCCGACACGTCCGTGCGGGGCCTGGCCCAGCAGGCCGGCGACGACCGGTTCGCCTGGGACTCCTACCGGCGCCTGATCCAGATGTTCGGCAAGACCGTCCTCGGTGTGGACGGCGAGCTGTTCGAGGACGCGCTGGAGGCGGCCAAGGCGGCCAAGAAGGTCACGGTCGACACCGAGCTGGAGGCCGCCGACCTCAAGAAGCTCGTCACCAGGTTCAAGAAGATCGTCAAGACCGAGTGCGGCCGGGACTTCCCGCAGGACCCGCGCGAGCAGATGGACCTCGCCATCAAGGCCGTCTTCGACTCCTGGAACGGCGAGAGGGCCAAGCTCTACCGCCGTCAGGAGCGCATCCCGCACGACCTGGGCACCGCCGTCAACGTCTGCTCGATGGTCTTCGGCAACCTCGGCCCCGACTCCGGCACCGGCGTCGCCTTCACCCGCGACCCCGCCTCCGGCCACCAGGGCGTCTACGGCGACTACCTGCAGAACGCACAGGGCGAGGACGTCGTCGCGGGCATCCGCAACACCGTCCCGCTCGCGGAGCTGGAGCAGATCGACAAGAAGTCGTACGACCAGCTCCTGCAGATCATGGAGACCCTGGAGAACCACTACAAGGATCTCTGCGACATCGAGTTCACCATCGAGCGCGGCCGGCTGTGGATGCTGCAGACCCGCGTCGGCAAGCGCACCGCGGGCGCGGCCTTCCGCATCGCCACGCAGCTCGTGGACCAGGGTCTGATCGACGAGGCCGAGGCGCTCACCCGTGTCAACGGCGCCCAGCTCGCCCAGCTGATGTTCCCGCGCTTCGACGAGAGCGCCAAGGTCGAGCAGGTCGGACGCGGCATCGCCGCCTCCCCGGGCGCCGCGGTCGGCAAGGCGGTCTTCGACTCCTACACCGCAGTGAAGTGGTCCCGCTCCGGCGAGAAGGTCATCCTGATCCGCCGCGAGACCAACCCCGACGACCTGGACGGCATGATCGCCGCCGAGGGCATCCTCACCTCGCGCGGCGGCAAGACCTCCCACGCGGCCGTCGTCGCCCGCGGCATGGGCAAGACCTGTGTCTGCGGCGCCGAGGAGCTGGAGGTCGACACCAAGCGCCGCCGGATGACCGTGCCCGGCGGGCGCGTCGTGGAGGAGGGCGACCTCATCTCCATCGACGGTTCCAGCGGCAAGGTCTACCTGGGCGAGGTCCCGGTCGTGCCGTCGCCGGTCGTGGAGTACTTCGAGGGCCGGATGCACCCGGGCGCCGACGACGCCGACGAGCTGGTCGAGGCCGTGCACCGGATGATGGCCTTCGCCGACCGCAAGCGCCGGCTGCGGGTGCGCGCCAACGCCGACAACGCCGAGGACGCGCTGCGCGCCCGCCGCTTCGGCGCCCAGGGCATCGGCCTGTGCCGCACCGAGCACATGTTCCTCGGCGACCGGCGCGAGCTGGTGGAACGGCTGATCCTGGCCGACACCGAGACCGAGCGCGAGGAGTCGCTGAAGGCGCTGCTGCCGCTGCAGAAGCAGGACTTCGTCGAGCTGTTCGAGGCGATGGACGGCCTGCCCGTCACCATCCGCCTGCTCGACCCGCCGCTGCACGAGTTCCTGCCCGACATCACCGAGCTGTCGGTCCGCGTCGCCCTCGCCGAGTCCCGGCAGGAGCCGCACGAGAACGAGCTGCGGCTGCTCCAGGCCGTGCACCGGCTGCACGAGCAGAACCCGATGCTGGGCCTGCGCGGGGTCCGCCTCGGCCTGGTCATCCCGGGCCTGTTCACCATGCAGGTGCGGGCCATCGCGGAGGCCGCGGCCGAGCGCCGGAACGCCAAGGGCGACCCGCGCGCGGAGATCATGATCCCGCTGGTCGGCACGGTCCAGGAGCTGGAGATCGTCCGCGAGGAGGCCGACAGGGTCGTCGCGGAGGTCGAGGAGTCCACCGGCACGCGGCTCAAGCTGGCGATCGGCACGATGATCGAGCTGCCGCGCGCCGCGCTGACCGCCGGCCAGATCGCGGAGGCCGCCGAGTTCTTCTCCTTCGGCACCAACGACCTCACCCAGACGGTGTGGGGCTTCTCCCGGGACGACGTGGAGGCCAGCTTCTTCACGGCCTACCTGGAGAAGGGCATCTTCGGGGTGTCGCCGTTCGAGACGATCGACAAGGACGGCGTGGGGTCCCTGGTGAAGTCCGCCGCCGCGGCGGGCCGCGCCACCCGGCCCGACCTGAAGCTCGGCGTCTGCGGCGAGCACGGCGGCGACCCGGAGTCGGTGCACTTCTTCCACGAGGTGGGACTGGACTACGTCTCCTGCTCCCCGTTCCGCATCCCGGTGGCCCGTCTCGAGGCCGGCCGCGCGGCCGTCACCTCGGCGGGCAGCGACCACCGCTGAGCCCTCCGGGGCGCGCTGGACCCCGGGGCCGTCGTCCGTCACCCGACCACCCTCACCGATCGGCGACGGCTCCGGATCACGAAGGAGGGGCGGCACCCGTGCGGGGGTGCCGCCCCTCCCGTCGTACGCGTACGCGGAGCGCGCCCGGTGGGGCGGTCAGCCGCGGCCGCGGCGCAGGCGGGAGACGAGGAGCACGGTGCCTCCGGCGAGGACCACGGCGCCGACGCCCATGGTCACGTAGGTCGTGACGTCGTCGTCCGGCCCGGCGGATCGGTCGCTCGTGGCGGCCTGGGTGGTGTCGGCCACGGGAGTCGTGTTCCCGTCGACCTCGGTGTCGTCGCGCGGGACGAAGCCGGCGGGCGGCTCGTCGCAGGCGATGCCGTCGCCGTCGGGGTCCAGGCCGGGACCGTAGTGGTCGTCCCCGCTGGAGATCCTCGCGTAGCCGTTGTCGTACGCCTCCGAGCAGCTCGTGAACGGGTGGTCCCCGTCGTGGGCCGACGCGGTGGCGGGGAGGGCGGCCAGGGCGAGGGCGGCGAGGAGCGTGAGGGTGTGTCGTGTCAGGTGCATGATGAATGCCCCCCTGTCCGATGGTGCGGGTGCGGATAACCGGGGTGTGGCGTGATGAAGCTACTGGCGGTTCAGGGGTGCTGCAGAGGGGTGCGAGCGACCTGTGATGTGAACGTGATGTGACGGAACCGTGGCGCAACGCCACGAACGGAGGGATGGCCTCCTGGCGGCGGGCCTGCGGGGGCCAGGTCAGGAGCGTCCGAGGGCACTGACCGACACGTCACGGCTGCCGGTAGGGTCCGGAGCCGGACGCGGGTCGCCGCGGCGGGGAGTGAAAGGGGCAGCGGTGGCAGAGGTGATACGCGAGGGCGCGGCCGGGCGCTCGGGCGGAGAAGGCGTCTCCCCGTGGCGGTCGGTGCGGCGCACGGTGTGGGTGACGCTGTGCGGATGGGCCGCCGCGCTGGTCACCGCCGGGGTGTCCTACCTGGCGCTGCGCTGGGTGGCCGTGCCCATCGTCGTGGGCGCCCTGCTCTGCCTGACGTTCGCCTGGCTGCTGATGTGGCTGCACCGCGCGGGCTGGATCGCCCTGCTGTCCCTGGCGCCCGGCCTGTTCGTCCTCGTCGGGGCCGTCCAGTACGCGCCGGAACTGGCGCTGGAGGTGCGCGGCGTGCGCGAGAGCGTGGTGATCGTCGCGGACAGCGCGGCGGGGACGGGCGGCAAGAACCACCGGTACACGCTGCGCGGCGAGGACGGCCGGGAGCTGGACGAGCGGCTGACCTACAACGGGGACGCGTGGAGTCCGCAGGTGGGGGAGCGGCTCGACGTGGTCCGCGACCCGGAGGGCGTGGTGCCGATGGAGCGGGCGGACGAGGTGGACCCCTCGGGGCGGCTCGGCGGGGCGGTCGCCGGGCTCGCGGCCTGGACGCTCATGACGCCGGTGGCGGGCTGGCGCGGGCATGTGCGCCGCCGGCAGGGCAAGGAAGGGTCCCTGCTGCTGTCGCTGTGACCCTCCGGACGCCGGGGGCGTGGCCCCGGCGCCCGGAGGGCGGGAATCAGCGGTCCTCGCGGCGCTTGCGCGCGGCGATCACCAGGCCGCCGCCGAGAAGGACGACGGCCGCGCCGCCCGCCGCGATGTACGGGGTGGTGCCGCTGCCGCCGGTCTCGGCGAGGTCGGTGCCGCCGCCGTTCCCCTCCTGGGCGCCGTCGGTCCCCGCGCCCGCGCCGGCGTCGTCGTCGCTCCCGTCGCGCGGCACGAAGTCCGCGGGCGGCTGGTCGCAGCCGACGCCGTCGCCGTCCCGGTCGAGGTGCTCGCCGTAGTGCTCGTCCCCCTCGGGGATGTTGCTGTACCCGTTGTCGTACGCGTCGGTGCAGTTCTCGAACGGGTGGCTGCCGTCGTGGGCCACGGCGGTGGCCGGCACGGCGGCCAGGGCGACGGCGGCGAGCAGCGCGGCGGCTGAGGTACGGAACGGGATCATGGTGAGGAGCCCCCCAGGTGCGGACGAAAGCGTGTGCCCGGTGCGAGGCTGACGAAGTTACTGGGGTGCGGGAGACGTGTCGGGGATACGGAGATCCCGTGATGCGAACGTGACGTGACCGGAGGGTAGCTCTCCGCTAGGACCGGAACGGTCCCCGTACCTCATACGTGATCCCGCCCGACGAACGGCCGCTCGTGCCACGCTGGCTCGAGAAGTACAGGCGGGTCCCGTCCGGGGAGAAGGCCGGGCCGGTGATCTCCGAGCCGGACTGGCCGCTGACGCGGAGGAACGGGGCGACCACGCCGTCGGGCGTGATGACGCAGATCTCCATGTTCCCGCCGTCCTCGGCCACGAAGAGGTCGCCGGAAGCCGCGCCGGTGACGTTGTCGACGCCCGTCAGCGGAGCGGATCCGCCCGTCACCAGGGAGTCGTCGTAGGCGAGTGCGATGGTCTGGGCGGACGCGTCGTACTGCCAGACGCGGTTGTCG from Streptomyces sp. DH-12 carries:
- a CDS encoding LAETG motif-containing sortase-dependent surface protein, whose protein sequence is MIPFRTSAAALLAAVALAAVPATAVAHDGSHPFENCTDAYDNGYSNIPEGDEHYGEHLDRDGDGVGCDQPPADFVPRDGSDDDAGAGAGTDGAQEGNGGGTDLAETGGSGTTPYIAAGGAAVVLLGGGLVIAARKRREDR
- a CDS encoding excalibur calcium-binding domain-containing protein; protein product: MHLTRHTLTLLAALALAALPATASAHDGDHPFTSCSEAYDNGYARISSGDDHYGPGLDPDGDGIACDEPPAGFVPRDDTEVDGNTTPVADTTQAATSDRSAGPDDDVTTYVTMGVGAVVLAGGTVLLVSRLRRGRG
- the ppdK gene encoding pyruvate, phosphate dikinase, whose protein sequence is MKFVYDFTEGNKDLKDLLGGKGANLAEMTNLGLPVPPGFTITTEACKVYLESGEEPAALRDEVSAHLEALEQRMGKKLGQADDPLLVSVRSGAKFSMPGMMDTVLNIGLSDTSVRGLAQQAGDDRFAWDSYRRLIQMFGKTVLGVDGELFEDALEAAKAAKKVTVDTELEAADLKKLVTRFKKIVKTECGRDFPQDPREQMDLAIKAVFDSWNGERAKLYRRQERIPHDLGTAVNVCSMVFGNLGPDSGTGVAFTRDPASGHQGVYGDYLQNAQGEDVVAGIRNTVPLAELEQIDKKSYDQLLQIMETLENHYKDLCDIEFTIERGRLWMLQTRVGKRTAGAAFRIATQLVDQGLIDEAEALTRVNGAQLAQLMFPRFDESAKVEQVGRGIAASPGAAVGKAVFDSYTAVKWSRSGEKVILIRRETNPDDLDGMIAAEGILTSRGGKTSHAAVVARGMGKTCVCGAEELEVDTKRRRMTVPGGRVVEEGDLISIDGSSGKVYLGEVPVVPSPVVEYFEGRMHPGADDADELVEAVHRMMAFADRKRRLRVRANADNAEDALRARRFGAQGIGLCRTEHMFLGDRRELVERLILADTETEREESLKALLPLQKQDFVELFEAMDGLPVTIRLLDPPLHEFLPDITELSVRVALAESRQEPHENELRLLQAVHRLHEQNPMLGLRGVRLGLVIPGLFTMQVRAIAEAAAERRNAKGDPRAEIMIPLVGTVQELEIVREEADRVVAEVEESTGTRLKLAIGTMIELPRAALTAGQIAEAAEFFSFGTNDLTQTVWGFSRDDVEASFFTAYLEKGIFGVSPFETIDKDGVGSLVKSAAAAGRATRPDLKLGVCGEHGGDPESVHFFHEVGLDYVSCSPFRIPVARLEAGRAAVTSAGSDHR